From Salarias fasciatus chromosome 12, fSalaFa1.1, whole genome shotgun sequence, the proteins below share one genomic window:
- the LOC115398271 gene encoding disintegrin and metalloproteinase domain-containing protein 9-like: MDHAVSRPRRSDRLPADPLGSGAETRRLTQRSSLLSLLLLGGDSRESQTDSLSSYQLIVPRPIAGRLKRDLDGQPPAQVSYVISVEGIEHVVHLQRNRLLLPPDFSVFTYSPDGSVLRSSAGQEHCQYEGFVQDVDGSSAALSICNGLRGVLHLPDHSYGIEPLDSAPGQHLLYRLQDVTSQPRGCGTLHHRAAQHTAEGAQGIEHRAHSRTKRAILHKTHYVELLLVVDNDRFNYMRRNETAVTEDMIHLASYIDSIYVHMNVRVVLVGLEIWTQQNRISTDGAVGEVLSRFTQWRERELLQRRRHDSAQLILKKSFGGTAGMAFVSTVCSRSHGGGINTFVNNNVQALASVVAHELGHNLGMNHDDGRDCSCPERACIMNATATGSRSFSSCSADDFEKMLLLTGGSCLLNVPRPDEAFSAPACGNRLVDAGEDCDCGTQKECEDDPCCEFQTCRLKPGARCAFGECCYKCQFLPGGSVCRSSTDECDLPEFCNGSSPFCQSDVFVQDGQPCRNRQAFCYGGRCQHHDGQCQAIFGARSKAAPEICFKDINRMGDRFGNCGNQNYGYKKCESRNALCGKLQCSNIQKVTVFSIQPSIISTSIGDVQCYGVDFMLGSDVPDPGMVRDGTKCGDHKVCMNFECRSADVLNYDCDVNKCHGHGVCNSNRNCHCEDGWAPPFCDLRGYGGSVDSGPTWNDKDTSLRDGLLVFFFLVLPLLALGGFLFLRRTDLRRRLGLNRRKRSERNQADTVNANPSRAPPPRAPPPQVAHSNITRDGHHVQLLPPQQVVETSRTVPSFSLRPPPPPLKPKPAVSQPLVPQRPAPAPPV; the protein is encoded by the exons ATGGATCACGCCGTCAGCCGCCCACGCcgctccgaccggctccccgccgacccgctcggcagcgggGCCGAGACGCgccgtctcacccagcg ttccagtctgctgtctctgctgctgctcggaggagacagcagag agtcccagaCCGACTCGCTCTCTTCCTATCAGCTGATCGTCCCTCGTCCAATCGCAGGCCGGCTGAAGAGGGATTTGGACGGACAGCCGCCGGCTCAG GTGTCGTATGTCATCAGTGTGGAGGGAATCGAACACGTTGTCCACCTGCAGAGAAACCG gctgctgctgcctccagactTCTCCGTCTTCACCTACAGTCCCGACGGCTCTGTCCTCCGCTCCAGTGCTGGACAG gagCATTGTCAGTATGAAGGCTTCGTCCAGGACGTAGACGgctcctcagcagctctgagcaTCTGCAATGGACTCAG aggagTGCTGCACCTGCCGGACCACAGCTATGGGATCGAACCGTTAGACTCTGCCCCCGGACAGCACCTGCTGTACCGCCTGCAGGATGTGACCTCACAGCCCCGGGGCTGCGGCACGCTGCACCACCGCGCCGCCCAGCacactgcagagggagcacagGGCATCGAACACAGAGCCCACAGCAGG ACGAAGCGAGCGATACTACACAAGACTCActatgtggagctgctgctggtggtcgaCAATGacagg TTTAACTACATGAGGAGAAACGAGACGGCGGTGACTGAAGACATGATCCACCTGGCCAGCTACATCGacagt atCTACGTTCACATGAACGTGCGTGTGGTTCTGGTGGGTCTGGAGATCTGGACTCAGCAGAACCGGATCAGCACTGACGGAGCGGTTGGAGAAGTTCTGAGTCGCTTCACCcagtggagagagagggagctgctgcagaggaggaggcacGACTCGGCCCAGCTCATCCt GAAGAAGAGCTTCGGGGGAACAGCAGGCATGGCGTTCGTCTCCACCGTGTGTTCTCGCAGCCACGGCGGAGGAATCAACACG TTCGTCAACAACAACGTCCAGGCGCTGGCGTCCGTGGTGGCTCACGAGCTCGGACACAACCTGGGGATGAACCACGACGACGGGCGGGACTGCAGCTGTCCTGAGAGAGCCTGCATCATGAACGCCACCGCAAC AGGCTCCCGGTCCTTCAGCTCCTGCAGTGCTGATGACTTTGagaagatgctgctgctgactggaggCTCGTGTCTCCTGAACGTCCCCCGTCCCGACGAGGCCTTCAGCGCTCCGGCCTGCGGGAACCGGCTGGTGGACGCCGGCGAGGACTGCGACTGTGGAACCCAGAag gagtgTGAGGACGACCCCTGCTGTGAGTTCCagacctgcagactgaagcctgGAGCTCGCTGCGCCTTCGGAGAGTGTTGCTACAAATGTCAG ttccTACCAGGAGGTTCTGTGTGTCGATCTAGTACCGATGAGTGTGATCTCCCGGAGTTCTGTAACGGTTCCTCGCCGTTCTGTCAGAGCGACGTCTTCGTGCAG GACGGGCAGCCCTGCAGGAACCGGCAGGCGTTCTGCTACGGGGGTCGGTGCCAGCACCACGACGGACAGTGCCAGGCCATATTTGGAGCCC gGTCGAAGGCCGCCCCGGAGATCTGCTTCAAAGACATCAACCGGATGGGGGACCGCTTCGGGAACTGTGGGAACCAGAACTACGGCTACAAGAAGTGTGAGAGCAG GAACGCGCTGTGCGGGAAGCTGCAGTGCTCCAACATCCAGAAGGTGACGGTGTTCAGCATCCAGCCGTCCATCATCAGCACGTCCATCGGGGACGTCCAGTGCTACGGGGTGGACTTCATGCTGGGCTCTGACGTCCCCGACCCCGGGATGGTCAGGGACGGGACCAAGTGTGGAGACCACAag GTTTGTATGAACTTCGAGTGCCGGAGCGCCGACGTCCTCAACTACGACTGCGACGTCAACAAATGCCACGGACACGGG GTGTGCAACAGCAACAGGAACTGTCACTGCGAGGACGGCTGGGCTCCGCCCTTCTGTGATCTCCGTGGTTACGGCGGCAGCGTGGACAGCGGCCCCACCTGGAACG ATAAAGACACGTCCCTCAGAGACGGACTGCtggtcttcttcttcctggtccTGCCGCTGCTCGCTCTGGGAGGATTCCTGTTCCTGCGCAGAACCGACCTGCGACGCCGCCTCGGCCTGAACCGCAGGAAACGCTCCGAGAGGAACCA AGCGGACACTGTGAACGCCAACCCCAGCAGAGCCCCGCCTcccagagccccgccccctcaggtCGCTCATAGCAACATCACAAGAGATGgg caccacgttcagctgcttcctccacaaCAG gtggtgGAGACCAGCAGAACGGTTCCGTCGTTCTCCCtgaggcctcctcctcctccgct GAAACCCAAACCTGCAGTGTCTCAGCCTCTGGTGCCTCAGAGaccggccccggccccgcccgTTTGA